The Tolypothrix sp. PCC 7712 DNA segment GAGGGCAGTCAATCAGTACAAAGTCATAACTGTCTTGCACAGTTAATAATGTTTGCTTGAGCCTCCATTCACGAGCTATTACAGAATGAAGTTGTACCTCAATGGCACTCAACAGAATGTTGCTGGGAACCAAGTCTACATCGTGTATATTCTGGTGGAGCGGTAATGGAGCATCTTTTAACAACGAATCAGCAATGGTTTGCTTCAACTCGAACGGTTCTAAACCCATGAAGGCAGTAAGTGATGCTTGAGGATCAATATCCACTAGCAAAACTCGATGTCGCCGTTGAGCCAGCTGATAACCCAAATTCTGCGTCAGGGTGGTTTTACCAGTTCCACCAGCTTGATTAAAAAAAGAAATAATCTTAAGGGACACAGCGTTCACTGATGAAGCAACTAGAGTTAGTTTAGCTTAAGCTATTGCTACTGATGACTGTCTGGAATGTCACAATAATTACATACTTACAAAATAAGGTTTGTGTTGTGAGTGGTTATCATAGACTAAAATCAGTAATTCTGTAAATTTGTCAGTAATTTATTGATAATAATTAGTGCTAGTAGGCATCACATCAGGGTTAACCATCTATTAACTATTTACTAGATGCGTAGATTTACCTTCTATGTCATCCTAGAAAACGAGAGTTAATTCGGTGAAAGTGTTTGTTTTTAGTATTCACAGGCTTCTCTCCGAAATTTAAATCTCTACACATTTATGATTTTGGAGAAAATCGATGTCAATTTATGTAGGCAACCTCTCTTATGAAGTTACAGAAAATGATCTTAAGGGTGTTTTTGCTGAATATGGTACTGTAAAGCGGGTTCAACTACCGAATGACCGAGAAACAGGCCGTCCGAGAGGCTTCGCTTTCGTGGAAATGGGAACAGATGCTGAGGAAGAAGCACCTATAGAAGCTCTTGATGGTGCTGATTGGATGGGTCGTGGACTCAAAGTTAACAAAGCCAAGCCCAGAGAAGACAGAGGTTCTTCTGGTGGTAATCGCGGGGGATATGGTGGCGGCGGTGGACGCGGACGCTACTAAGCTTTGAAACCTAGAATTTTACAAGCCAGTCTTTAGGTCAGACAAAGAGTCTGTCTTTTCTGCATTATTAGCGCCTGCTCGCATCATTGATTAAGTCAATTTAATAGGAGAGATAATGACCCAAATAGTAGTGGA contains these protein-coding regions:
- a CDS encoding RNA recognition motif domain-containing protein — protein: MSIYVGNLSYEVTENDLKGVFAEYGTVKRVQLPNDRETGRPRGFAFVEMGTDAEEEAPIEALDGADWMGRGLKVNKAKPREDRGSSGGNRGGYGGGGGRGRY